ACAATCTTTCACATGTTGTTGTTGGTTGCAAATTTGAGCCAACTCTTCTTTTTTCTTGTCATCTTGCACCACTAAAAATCTCCAAGGTTCAAGCCCTAAAGAACTAGGGCTTAATCTTGCTATCTCTAAGATAGTATCCAAATCTTCTTTTTTAAGTTTTTCATTTTTAAAATTTCTACAAGAATATCTTGTGCTAAAAATTTCAAGTTCTGTTTTCATCACTTCTCCTTATAAAATTCAACTACTTCATCAAATTTTAAACGCTGAGTAGGGTATTTTGGCTCGTGAGCTTGATAGCCCAAAGATAAGATCACAGCGGTTTCAAAAGGATACTCAAGTTTAAGAAAATCATCTACCTTATCTTTTTCATAACCCCCTATCATACAAGAATCAATACCCAAACTCATCGCAGCTAGCGACATTTGCATCATTGCAAGATAGCATTGAAGTTGTGCAAAATGATAAAGTTCTTTTTCATCCATTGCATCAGTATCGTGGGTATAAATCTTTAAAATTTTTTGGAAATTTTCTTCTTTAGAACCCGCAAAACGACGAATCTGTTTTTGTGCAAATTCATCCTTGCTTTGCAAGTCTTTTCTTGCTAGAAAGATGATATTGTGGCTTGCGCTTGCTACATTTTCTTGGTTAAAGCAAAATTTGGCAAGTTTTTGATTGTCTTCTTTTTTGTTTAATACAACAAATTTCCAAGGTTCAAATCCATGCGAGCTAGGAGCTAAAATTCCACTTTCTAAGATAAAACGCAAATCTTCCTCGCTGATTTTTTTATCATTAAAAAGCTTACAAGCTCTACGTTTTAAAATCAGTTCTTTAAAATTCATATTTAATCCTTAATTTAAAAATAATAATATCAATTATAAAATGCAAAACTTAATCAAAAAATATTATAGTTTGATATTTTTCTTAAAAACAAAGCCAGATTTTTCAAAATCCATTTTTTGGATATAAAATTCATGGGCTTGTGTTCTAAAAAAACTTGAGCTTAATTCCAATTCTTCATATCCTTGTTGTTTTGCCCAAATTTGAATTTTTTTAAAGAAAGATTGACCCACGCCTTTGCCTCTTAGGGCTTCATCTACAACAAAATCGCAAATATAAAGACAATGATTATGATAAAGTACATTAAAAGGCATAACTCCACAAGCTGCTTTGAAAACTCCCTTGTCTTCATATGCAAAAAGTTTATAATGTTGAGTTTTTGTAGCAAGTTGAAATTTGTCTAAAAAATCTTCTAAAGACAGATTGTTTCTTAATTGTTTTATTAAAGGATAAATTTTTTCTAAGTCTTCTTTTAAATTAATTTCTCTCATCGTTAAACTCTTTAAAAATCAAACAATTCAGGTTTTAATTTTAAAAGCAGACAAAAAGTCGCTAAGGTAGCTTGTTTTTGCATAAATTCACGATCGCCACTTAAATAAAGAATTTCTTGGATAAATGTTCCATCTTTAAACATCGCTCCTATATAAACCGTCCCTGCTTTTATCAATCCTTCATTTTGTTCGCCTGTAACACCGCTAATAGCTAGTGCAAAATCAGGTTTTGCAGTTTTAAAGATACCCTTAAGCATAAAATACACACAACGCTCGCTGTACTCACCTTGGTTTTCTAAAACACCTTCACTTATACCTAGCCATTCGTGCTTGATTTTGTTAGAATAACTTACGATAGAACCTTCAAAAATTTCACTCACTCCGCTAAATTTTGTAAGAGTGCTTGCGCAAAGTCCGCCCGTGCAGCTTTCTGCAAAAGAAATTTTAATCTTCTTTTCTAAAAGTTTTGAAACGATAAATTGTATAGGATCTTTACCTAAAAATACTTTTTGTCCAAAAAGATTTCTTACGCTCGTTAAAAAACCATCTAGTTTGCCAAAATTGACACAACTTGCTTTAATGAGAGTAAGATTTTCTAATAATTTGCTTGATTTTATACTGACTTCATAAGATTTAGTTAAGGTATCAAGTAGCAAAACAGCGCTCTCATCATCTATGCCTAATAAACAAAAATAAGCGAAATTAGGAAAAATATCTCCAAGTAAAGGAGGAAGTTTTTGCCCTGGGTTTGTTTTGATAACATTGACTTTTGAATTGACAAAATCACATATAAAGCTATCTTTTTCAAAATAAGCCTTATCAGGGACTAAGTTATCTTCTTTTAAGACTAAATTATCTTCACTTAGGGTAGCTAAAATTTTTGCTACGGTAGCGTAGTGATTGGGTGTGGTAAAAAGAGTTATGAAATCATATTTGTCTAATAATTTTTCAAGCAAAAAGGGTAATTCTTTATCGGTTTTATTTTGAAAACGAGTCTCATGAATTTCTTTAAATTTATTTTCATAGCTGCGATAAATATAATCCTTAAAATTTTCATTCATTATAAGTTCATCACCGATAAGAAAAAGCAAATGTTTCATAAATTTTTCCTTTTTTATATAATTATAGCTAAAATTTAAACTATTTTGAGTAGAATTTAAGATTATAAAAACTTCATCTAGGTGGAACAATGGATTATAAAGATACCCTGCTTTTGCCAAATACTACTTTTGCAATGCGCGCTAATTTGGCAGAATTTGAGCCAAAAAGATTTGAAAAATGGTTTAGCAAGAATTACGCTTATGAAAAAATGAAAACAAAACGCAAGGAAGCGAAAAAAGCTTTTACTCTTCATGATGGCCCTCCTTATGCTAATGGGCATATCCACATAGGACATGCTTTAAATAAAATTCTAAAAGAAACGATTATCAAAACGCATTATTTTAATGGAGAAAGTATTCGTTTTACTCCAGGTTGGGATTGTCATGGCTTGCCTATAGAACAACAGGTTGAAATCAAACTTGGAGATAAGAAAAAAAGCTTGAGTAAAAAAGAGATTCGATCATTTTGTAGAGAGCATGCAAATGAATTCGTAAATATCCAAAGAGATGAATTTAAAAGTCTTGGTGTGATTGCGGATTGGGATAAGCCTTATCTTACGATGAAATTTGAATTTGAAGCGGCGATTTACCGCACTTTATGCGAGATTGCTAAAAAAGGTTTGCTTTGTGAGCGTTCTAAACCTGTTTTTTGGAGTTGGGCGGCTAAATCAGCTCTTGCTGAAGCTGAGGTAGAATATGAAGATAAAGAGGATTATTCTATTTTTGTGGCTTTTGACTTAGATGAGCAATCTTGTCAAAAATTGGGCATTTCAAAAGCAAGTGCAGTGATTTGGACTACTACTCCTTGGACTTTGGTGGCAAATCAAGCTATTGCTTTAAATCCAAATGAAAACTATGTGATTACCAAAGAAGGATTGATTTTTGCTAGTGCTTTACTTGAAAGTATGGTCGCTAAAGGTTTGACAAAGGGTGAAATTCAAAAAGAGCTTAATGCAAAAGAGTTTGAAAAATTAGAAGCTATCAATCCTTTAAATTCAAGAAAATCCATCTTGATTATGGGTGAACATGTTTTAATGGAAGGTGGAAGTGGGCTTGTGCATACAGCTCCAGGACATGGTGAGGATGATTACTATGCTTGTTTAAAATATGATATAGAAGTGATCATGCCTGTGGATGATGGAGGTTGTTATGATGAAACTTTACGCCACAAAGGGCTCTTGCCATCTGATTTGCTTGATGAGTTTATAGGACTTCATATTTTCAAGGCTAATGAAAAAATTTTAGAGCTTTTAGGAAATCATCTTTTACATTCTTCTAAATTCATACACTCCTATCCATTTTGTTGGAGAACCCACAAACCTGTGATTTATAGAGCGACTAAGCAATGGTTTATTTTAATGGATGAGCCAAAACTAAAGGGTAAAACTTTAAGAGAATGTGCTAAAGAGCAAATTTTAAAAACAAAATTTTATCCACAAAGCGGAGTAAAAAGAATAGGCTCTATGGTGGAAAATCGTCCTGATTGGTGTATTTCAAGACAAAGAGATTGGGGGACGCCTATAGCTTTCTTTAGAGATAAAAGCACTAAAGAAGTGATTTTTGATGCCGAGCTTTTTGATTTTGTAGCAAATATATTTGAAAAACATGGAGCAGATGCTTGGTGGGAATTTGAAATTAAAGACTTAATACCGCAAAATTCAAAATACAACGCAGACAACTTGGAAAAAGTTTATGATATTTTAGATGTTTGGTTTGATAGTGGAAGTACTTGGAATGCAGTTTTAAATAGCGGAATCTATGATGCAGGAGAGAAGAGAGCAAGTATGTATCTAGAAGGAAGCGATCAGCATAGAGGTTGGTTTCAAAGCTCTTTGCTTGTAGGAACAGCTATTAATGAATTTGCTCCTTATGAAAGTATCTTAACCCATGGCTTTACCACGGATGAAAAAGGGCAAAAAATGTCAAAATCCAAAGGTAATGTTATAGCTCCTGAGTATGTAGCTAAAACTTATGGGGTGGAAATTTTAAGACTTTGGATACTTTTGAGTGATTATTCTACTGATTTAAAAATTTCAGATAATATCTTAAAACAAGTAGGCGAGCAATACCGAAAAATAAGAAATACTATAAGATTTTTACTTGCAAATACCAATGACTTGGAAAATTTAGAAGTAGAGGAATTTAGTTTTATAGATACATGGATACTGACTCGTGCTACACGCGTATTTAAAAGTGCTAAAGAAAATTTCTTAGCTTATGAATTTGCAAAAGGCTTTAATGTGCTTTTAAATTTTTTAAGCGCTGATTTAAGTGGAATTTATCTTGATATAAGCAAAGACAGACTTTATTGTGATGCTAAAAATAGCAAACGCAGAAAATCCGCACAAGTGGCAATGGCTTTAATCGCTAGAGAACTTTTAAATTTATTAGCTCCAAATTTAACTTATAGTGTAGATGAGGCTTTAGAGCATGCTAATAGCTTGATAAAAGGCGATGCTAAAGATGTATTTGATTTGAGCTTGGAAGAAAAATTTGAATATGATTTTAGTATAGATGATGAATTTTTATTGAGTGTGCGTGAGAAATTCTTTGAAAATATCGATATATTGAAAAAAGATAAAGTGATCAAATCAACTTTAGAACTTAATCTTGACACGAATTCAAAACTTTTAAATTCCATACCTAAAGAAGAATTAAATGATTGGTTTATGGTAAGTTTTGATGAAAAATTACAAGGTGAAGTTTTGTGTGAATTTGAAGTGGAGAATGAGAGCTTTAGGATCATAAAAGCCACGCTTTGCAAATGTCCTAGATGTTGGAAAGTAGAAAGCGCTAAAGAAGATGAGCCTTGCATGCGTTGCGCTGAGGTTTTAAAACATGCTTGATAATCCTATCCCAAATTCCATTATTATCGCTACTATAGCAATCACCGCTGTTTTTTGTGCAGTGGCGGTTGTTTTTATTAAAAATTTGGCAAAGAAACAGAAGGAAAAAGAATGATAACCTTAAAAGAAGCTTTGAAATACTCTAAAGAAGAGCTTGAAAATCTAAAAAAAGAACTCAATGATAAAGCTAAAAAAGAAAATAAAATAGGTGCTTATATAGAGCAATTTTTAGGTAAAGACTTAAGCGATGGGGGTGAAGGTATACCTATAGCGATTAAGGATAATATCAGTGTAAAAGACTGGGAATTAACTTGTGCAAGTAAAATTTTACAAGGATATGTAGCTCCTTATGATGCTACTGCTATTAAGAATTTAAGATCTAAAGGTTTTAGTCCTTATGGGCGAACCAATATGGATGAATTTGCTATGGGAAGTTCGAGTGCGACTTCGTTTTATGGAAAAACCTTAAATCCTTTAAATTTTGCTCGCGTTCCAGGCGGCTCAAGTGGCGGTAGTGCTGCTGCTGTAGCAGGCGGTTTGGCTTTGGCTAGTTTGGGTAGTGATACGGGCGGTTCAGTGCGTCAGCCAGCTGCTTTTTGTGGTTGTGTGGGGTTTAAGCCTAGCTATGGAAGAGTGAGTCGATATGGGCTTGCTTCTTATTCTTCAAGTCTTGATCAAATAGGCGTTTTGACGCAAAATGTAGAAGATGCAGCTATTCTTTATGATGCTATTGCGGGTTATGATAAAATGGATAGCACAAGTGCGAAAGTAGATTTTACACCTACTACTCCTAATTTAAATGCAGAGAAAAAATTAAGAATTGCTGTGATAGAAAATTATGTCAATGAAGCAAGCACTGAAGTAAAAGCCGCGCTTTTAAAAAGTATAGAGATGTTAAAAGCAAATGGACATGAAATTGTTTATAAAAATATGCTTGATTCTAAATTTGATATTGCAGCTTATTATATCATCGCAACAGCTGAAGCGAGTGCAAATTTAAGTCGTTATGATGGAGTGCGTTATGGAAAACGCTCACAAAATACAGAAAATCTTAAAGATATGTATATCAATACTCGTAGTGAAGGTTTTGGCGAAGAAGTAAAAAGAAGAATTTTGCTAGGAACCTTTGTTTTAAGCAGTGGTTATTATGATGCTTATTATATAAAAGCACAAAAGGCTAGGGCTTTTATCAAGGCAAAATATGAAGAAATATTACAAGATGCTGATCTTATTTTTATGCCTGTAACTCCTACAACTGCATTTGAATTCAACGCAAAAAAAAGCCCTATGGAAGTATATTTAGAAGATATTTATACCATTTCTTTAAATTTGGCAGGGCTTGGGGGTATTAGTGTGCCTGTGGGCAAGGATAAAGAAGGGCTTAATATCTCAGCCCAGCTTATTTGCAAGGCTTATGATGAGCAAACCTTGCTAGATGGAGCTTTAAGTTTAGAAAAAATTATAAAGGAAAATAAATGAATATAATTAAGCGCGCTTTGACTTTTGAGGATGTACTTTTACGCCCTTGCTATTCCGAGGTTTTACCTAAACAAGTAAAAATTCATACCAAGCTTACTAAAAACATCACTTTAAATATGCCTTTAATCTCTGCTGCTATGGATACAGTAACAGAGCACAGAGCTGCTATCATGATGGCAAGACTTGGCGGACTTGGCGTAATTCATAAAAATATGGATATAGCTTCGCAGGTAAGAGAAGTTAAAAGAGTGAAAAAAAGTGAAAGCGGGGTGATCATAGATCCTATTTTTGTAAGCCCTAAAGCAAGTGTAGCAGAGGCTTTGGAAATCATGGCAGAGTATAGAATTTCAGGAGTTCCTGTGATAGATAGCGATAGAAAACTCATAGGCATTCTTACTAATCGTGATTTGAGATTTGAAAATGATTATTCAAATTTGGTTGAAAATGTGATGACTAAGGCTCCTTTAATCACAGCTCCTAAAGGATGTACTTTAGACGATGCAGAGAAAATTTTTAGCAAAAACAAGGTAGAAAAACTTCCTATAGTTGATGAGCAAGGACGCTTAGAAGGACTTATCACCATAAAAGATCTTAAAAAACGCAAAGAATATCCAGATGCAAATAAAGATAGCTTTGGAAGATTGCGCGTAGCGGCTGCGATTGGAGTAGGGCAAATGGATCGAGTAGATGCTTTGGTAGAAGCTGGAGTAGATGCTGTGGTTCTTGATTCAGCACATGGGCATTCTAAGGGTATCATTGATACAGTAAAAAGTGTTAAAGAAAAATATCCAAATTTGGATTTAATCGCGGGTAATATCGCTACTGCAGCTGCTGCAAAAGCGCTTTGTGAAGCAGGTGCTGATGCTGTTAAAGTAGGTATTGGCCCAGGAAGTATTTGTACTACGCGCATCGTTTCAGGAGTGGGGGTGCCACAAATTTCAGCTATTGATGAGTGTGCTATGGAAGCTAAAAAATATGGTGTTCCTGTGATCGCTGATGGAGGGATTAAGTATTCAGGCGATATTGCAAAGGCTTTGGCAGCGGGCGCGAGTTCGATCATGATAGGTTCCCTTTTAGCAGGTACAGATGAGAGTCCAGGTGAGCTTTTTACCTATCAAGGAAGACAATACAAATCCTACCGCGGTATGGGATCGATAGGAGCTATGCAAAAAGGAAGTTCGGATAGATATTTTCAGCAAGGAACTGCACAAGATAAATTAGTTCCTGAAGGTATAGAAGGACGCGTGCCTTATGTAGGAAGTATAAAAAATGTCGTACATCAGCTTTTAGGAGGGCTTCGTTCTTCTATGGGTTATGTGGGTGCTAAAGATATAGAAGATTTTCAAGCAAGAGCTGAATTTGTTGAAATCACAAGTGCGGGACTTAAAGAAAGCCATGTTCACGATGTAACGATAACCCACGAAGCACCAAATTATAAGGTAAATCAATGAGTTTTGAAGAAAACTTAAAAAATGCAAACGAGTCCTTAGAAAAGCTCAATGATAAAGAACTAAGCTTAGATGAAAGTGTGAAAATTTACAAAGAAGGATTAAAAAGCATTGAAAAAGCAAGGCTTGCTCTTGAAAAAGCAAGGCTTGAAGTGGAGCATATCGATGAGTAAGATTGCTGCTTTGCAATTTCCAACCTTGGCATTGAGTGAATCAAGGCTTGATTATTATTTAAAAGCTTCTAAGGATAGTGGAGCAAATTTAGTCGTTTTGGGCGAATATGTGCTTAATAGCTTTTTTACAGAGCTTTTGGTCATGCCAAAGTCTATGATTAAAGAGCAAAGCGAAGCCAAAAAAGAAAGCTTGATTAGGCTTGCTAAAAAATATGAGCTTGAAATCATCGCTCCTTATATCAGTGTAGAAACCAAGGGATATAAAAAGCTTTGCTTAAAGGTTGCTCCAAATCATATCAAAACCTATGAGCAACAAGTTTTAATGCCTTATAATCACTGGAATGAAGAAAAATTTTTTAGCAATAAAACCAATAAGGGCAATTTAAAACTTTTTACTTTTAATTATGATAAATTAAAATGTGCTTTACTTTTTGGTTTTGAGGTGCATTTTGATATTTTTTGGCAACAAATTATGGCTAAAAAGATTGATTTAGTTATCGTTCCTAGTGCTTGCACCTTTGAAAGTAAGCAAAGATGGGAAGAGCTTTTAAAAACAAGAGCTTTTTTAAATTCTACAAATATCTTAAGAGTAAATCGCATAGGCACCACAAAAGATGAATGGAATTTTTATGGTGATAGTATGCTTATCAATGCTTTTGGGGAAATAGAAAGTAGGCTAGGTTCTGAAGAGGAGATGCTTATTGTAGAGCCTAAAAAAGCAGATGAAGCTAGAAAAATTTGGGCTTTTGATAAGATAGTTAAAGGACTTTAAAGATTGAATTCACACTAAGCTTATTTAAATAAGCTTAGTGTGAATTTTATAATTCTTGTTTTTTGTTAATTATAAACCAAAATATTTATTGCTTATTTATAATTTAAATTTTTTATTATAAATAACTTTTTTAATATGGGCTTAAATAATGAAAAATATCCATTTTATCGGTTAGGTGGTATAGGAATTTCCGCTTTTGAAAAATTAGTAGGATTAAGCAATACTTTAAATGTAGGAGTAGATAATAAAGTAAGAATAGCTAAAAACTCTCATGAGTTTGTAGGAGAAAACAAAGATATAGAAATAGGTGCAAATCAAAATACTATTATCCATAAAGATGAGATAAGGAATGTGAAGGGAGAAAATAAATTATTAATAGAAAAATCTTTAACCCAAACAATAGAAAAAGAATTTTTCCTTAATGTCCATCAAAATTTATCCGCCCATATACAAGATAACACATCTTTAAAGTCTAATTCCATGCAAACAAAGATAGAAGAGCAATATTCTTTAGAATCAGAAAATTCTACTTTTGACTTTCAAACAGATTGTGAAGTAAAAGCAGGCAATCAAATCCTCCATCAAGTAGGTGATACTCAAATTGTTACCAAGAAAGATTGTGTTATAATTAAAGCAGGTGGAGTAGAAGTGATTATAGATTCTAATGGACTTGTGGTTAAAGGTGGAGAAGTAAAAGCAGAGTAAAGGATAAAAATGAGTGAAACAAACAATAACACAGAAATCAAAGAGCAAGACACCCAAGATGAAATCATTTGGGAAGGAAAAAAGCATATACCTTCGTTTTTGCTTTTTTGGATAACATATATTGTGCTTTTATGTCTTTTTCTTTATTTATTTCCTAGATTATTTAATCCTAGCAAAGAAATAGATTATAAATGGTTTATAGTTTTTTTTACATTTCTTTTAGGCATATATGCATTTGCACGAGCGATCTATAAAATGGCAAATATTAAAAGAATTTATATCACAAAAGAAAAACTTGTGATTGAGTATTATATTAAAAATGATTTGGTTTTTCCTTTAGGAACTTTTTTTATATATTATCGTCAAATTTCATATTCACCTTCTCCAGGACATATAGTGATATACACCTTCGGAGATAAAGTCAAAGAATACCTTGAACCTGGTTTATTCAGTGATGGCGATGATCCAACAAAAGGTTGTTGTGAAAAAATTAATGCCATTATAAAACCTCATGTAATGCCTTATTTATTAAGCTTAAGTGATGAAGAATTTGAAAAAATCATTTCGCATGTAAGCGGTTTTAGCGAAATTGATACTACTTTCCTTAAAGAAGCAATGGAACTCAGAAAAGAGAAAAAAGATGAATGAAAATAATACACAAGGAAATGAAAAATTGATTTTTTTAGAAGTGAAATGATTTGGGAGTTAATAAAGAATATATAAATTTTTAAAAATAATGCTTTTTTATAAAGTTTTAAGAGCTTTTTTATATTTTTATTTTAGTAAAAAAGTGCTAAAATTTAGGCTTTACAATACAAAGGCTTAGATAATGCAAAATATCCATTTTATCGGTATAGGCGGTATAGGAATTTCCGCTTTAGCGAGATTTTTAAAAGAAAAAGGTTTTAACATAAGCGGGAGTGATCTTAAAGAAAGCAAAATCACCAAAGAACTTGAAAAAGAAGGAGTGGAGGTAAAAATTCCACACCATAAAGACAATATTTTGGGCAAGGATTTGGTGATTTATTCTGCTGCTATCAAAGAAGAAAATCCTGAATTTAAATACGCCAAAGAATTAAATATCAAATGTCTTTCACGAAAAGAAGCTTTGCCACTGATTTTAGAAGATAAATGCGTTTTTGCAGTAGCAGGCGCACATGGAAAAAGCACCACTTCAAGCATTTTAGCTTCCTTGATAAATGACGCTTCTGTGATTATCGGGGCGATTTTAAAAGAATTTGGCTCAAATATGATCTATAAAGAAAGCAAAAATTTGATTTTTGAAGCGGATGAAAGTGACAGCTCTTTTTTAAATTCAAATCCTTTTTTAGCTATTGTTACCAATGCAGAAGCAGAGCATTTGGATTATTATGGTAATGAGGTTTGCAGACTTCACAAGGCTTATGATGATTTTTTAGATTTGGCTAAAATTCGCGTGATTAATGCAGAAGATGAGTATTTGAAAGGATATAAACAAGAGGCGATTAAGCTTTATCCGAGTAAAGATATCAAAAATGTTACCATGCATATAGAAAATTTTAAGCCTTTTACAAGCTTTGAGTTGAAAAATTTTGGAAGATTTAGTGTTTTTGGTATGGGGGAGCATATTGCTATCGATGCGGCTTTAGCGATTTTAGCGGCATTAAATTATGAAAATATAGAAAATATCCGCAAGAATTTAAAAAAATACCAAGGCATTAAAAAACGCTTTGATATCTTGCATGCTGATGAAAACTTAGCATTAATCGATGATTATGGACATCACCCAACCGAGATAAAAGCTACTTTAAAAGCTGCTAAGGAATACGCAAAATTAGCAGGATATAAAAAGATCGTAGCTATTTTTGAGCCTCATCGTTATACGCGTTTAGCTGCAAATTTAAATGAATTTGCTAAAGCCTTTGAAGGAGTCGATGAGCTTGTGATTTTACCTGTATATAGTGCAGGAGAAGAAAAGATAGAGCTTGATTTAAAAGCAGTTTTTCCTAAGGCTTTATTTATAGAAGATATCAAAAGAGAGGGAAAGTTTTTAGTCGCTTCTAAAGGGCAAGTTTTTGATGAAGGTTTGATTATAGGTTTTGGTGCGGGAGATATCAGCAATAAATTAAGGCAACAAAATGAGTAAAGTTTTACTTTATGTCTTAATAATCCTCATTTTGGCACTTATCGCATTTTCTTTGCGTAAAAAATTAGGCAAGCATGCTAAAACTTTGTTTGGTGTTTTGCTTGTAGTTTTTATCTTTTTGGCTGTCTTGTTTGAAGTAAGAAATTCACAAAAAAGCCATTTAAGAAATGATATCATCGTTGCTTTTAATCAAAACAAAAATATTTTATGTAAAGATATAAATATCTCTAAAGCTTATTTTAATTACGAATTTGGGACAGGAAGCTTTATATCAAAGGATAATAATCAAAGCTTTAATTCGTTGATTATTGATATTAGAGATTGTAGGTTAAATGATGAATGAGATTAAAGAAGAATTACTTTTAAAACTTGATTTAAATACTTATTTGCATGAATTTAAGTCTTGCTTTGCAAGGGATAAAGAAATTTTTTTACAGGGGGATTCTCACCTTCATTTTAAGCGTATCAATGAGCTTTGCGAGACTGAATTTCCAAATTTGCCCGAGCTTTCAAATTTGGATAAGGCTTTGGTGCATTTAAGCAAACAAGGGGTTTTGCATTTAGATGAGATTTTTGAATTCGTAAAAATTTTTCGCTATTTTGAAAAGATCAAAAAGCTCAA
The window above is part of the Campylobacter coli genome. Proteins encoded here:
- the murC gene encoding UDP-N-acetylmuramate--L-alanine ligase; protein product: MMQNIHFIGIGGIGISALARFLKEKGFNISGSDLKESKITKELEKEGVEVKIPHHKDNILGKDLVIYSAAIKEENPEFKYAKELNIKCLSRKEALPLILEDKCVFAVAGAHGKSTTSSILASLINDASVIIGAILKEFGSNMIYKESKNLIFEADESDSSFLNSNPFLAIVTNAEAEHLDYYGNEVCRLHKAYDDFLDLAKIRVINAEDEYLKGYKQEAIKLYPSKDIKNVTMHIENFKPFTSFELKNFGRFSVFGMGEHIAIDAALAILAALNYENIENIRKNLKKYQGIKKRFDILHADENLALIDDYGHHPTEIKATLKAAKEYAKLAGYKKIVAIFEPHRYTRLAANLNEFAKAFEGVDELVILPVYSAGEEKIELDLKAVFPKALFIEDIKREGKFLVASKGQVFDEGLIIGFGAGDISNKLRQQNE